A region from the Candidatus Thermokryptus mobilis genome encodes:
- a CDS encoding multiheme c-type cytochrome translates to MRHLIILSLLIISLITTSHSLYVKNEPKISNETQECIDCHTAIHPGIVSSWEKSRHSKITPAEAIKKEALERRVSFSSLEERLKNVVVGCYECHSLNTENHKDAFEHYGYKINVIVSPNDCAVCHPVEAEQYSKNLMAFAHTNLVENKLYRDLMKSVNNPHTFEKGRIEIKGNNKLTEYESCLYCHGTKIEVKGFETRETQLGEAIFPILEGWPNQGVGRINPDGSRGSCSACHTRHEFSIEVARKPYTCAECHKGPDVPAFKVYEVSKHGNIFSSEYHKYNFDEVPWKIGKDFSVPTCATCHVSLITSPDGKEVIAERTHQMNDRLSWRLFGVPYAQPHPIKPDLSDVKNSAGLPLIVELTGEPVRQFVISKDEQRKRNQAMKNICNNCHSVSWVNGHFERLENTIKETNSLTLEATKILTEFWKNGFAKGLPQNQNIFDEKIERVWTSIWLMYANSTRFASAMAGGGDYGVFADGRYQLTEKLYEMSEMLEMKKKMKKSQSNKD, encoded by the coding sequence ATGAGGCACTTAATTATCCTATCACTTCTAATTATCTCACTTATCACTACATCACATTCACTCTATGTCAAAAATGAGCCAAAAATCAGTAATGAAACTCAGGAGTGCATTGATTGTCATACTGCGATTCACCCTGGTATAGTTTCGTCCTGGGAAAAAAGCAGACACAGCAAAATTACCCCAGCTGAGGCGATTAAAAAAGAAGCACTTGAAAGACGAGTTTCGTTTTCATCCCTTGAGGAGAGATTAAAAAATGTAGTTGTGGGCTGTTACGAGTGTCACTCCTTGAACACCGAAAATCATAAAGACGCTTTTGAACATTATGGGTATAAAATCAATGTAATTGTTTCGCCAAACGATTGTGCCGTTTGTCATCCTGTTGAAGCTGAACAGTACTCAAAGAACTTAATGGCGTTCGCCCATACAAATCTCGTTGAGAATAAACTCTACCGAGATTTAATGAAATCAGTTAACAACCCACATACATTTGAGAAAGGCAGAATAGAGATAAAGGGGAACAATAAATTAACTGAATATGAGTCCTGTCTTTATTGCCATGGTACCAAAATAGAAGTAAAGGGTTTTGAAACAAGAGAGACGCAACTTGGAGAGGCAATTTTCCCAATTTTAGAAGGTTGGCCAAATCAAGGTGTTGGAAGGATAAATCCAGATGGAAGTCGTGGCTCTTGTTCAGCATGTCATACCCGTCACGAATTTTCAATTGAGGTTGCAAGAAAACCATACACTTGCGCCGAATGTCATAAAGGTCCCGATGTTCCAGCTTTTAAAGTTTATGAAGTAAGCAAACACGGAAATATCTTCAGCTCGGAATATCATAAGTATAACTTTGATGAAGTGCCTTGGAAGATCGGGAAAGATTTTTCTGTTCCGACCTGTGCGACTTGTCATGTTTCATTGATCACCTCACCGGATGGGAAAGAAGTTATCGCGGAAAGAACGCATCAAATGAATGATAGACTCTCGTGGAGATTGTTCGGCGTCCCTTATGCTCAACCTCATCCCATCAAGCCAGATCTCTCGGATGTGAAGAATTCAGCCGGCTTACCATTAATCGTAGAATTGACTGGGGAACCTGTAAGGCAATTCGTCATATCAAAAGATGAACAGCGAAAAAGAAATCAAGCGATGAAAAATATCTGCAATAACTGCCACAGTGTAAGCTGGGTTAATGGTCATTTTGAAAGATTGGAAAACACAATAAAGGAAACAAACAGTCTAACACTTGAAGCGACGAAAATTTTGACAGAATTCTGGAAGAACGGTTTTGCAAAAGGTTTACCGCAGAACCAGAATATCTTTGACGAAAAGATTGAAAGGGTTTGGACATCAATCTGGCTAATGTATGCGAATTCAACACGATTTGCATCCGCAATGGCCGGTGGCGGCGATTATGGGGTCTTTGCTGATGGTAGATATCAATTGACTGAAAAACTCTACGAGATGAGCGAGATGCTGGAAATGAAAAAGAAAATGAAAAAATCCCAATCAAACAAAGATTGA